The window TATGCGACGACTCCCGTTCGATGCGGCGGCGTTCGACGGCGTCTGGGCCAGCGCGTCCTTCCATCACGTCCCTCGCCGGGCGGCTACGGCGACGCTCCGGGAGTTCCGACGAGTCCTGCGGTCAGACGGTGTCGCCTACATCTCCGTGAAACGAGAGGGCTACCAGAAACCGGCCGACCAGGACCGGCATTTCGAATATTATCGGCCCGACGGCTTCCGGTCGCTGATAGGGGAGGGTGGACTCCGCGCTGTCGAGTTCCGTACCGGGGAAAACTGGCTTTCGGCGCTCGCAAAACCGGATGCCTCGCCGTAGCCGGGCGTGAAACTATCGGCTACTCCTCGGCCGTCCGACGCCGCTGCATCCCGAGGCCGACCCACTCGATGACCGGGTCGTCGTCCTGATTGAACCCGGTCGTCCGCATCCGGACGTG of the Natronomonas halophila genome contains:
- a CDS encoding class I SAM-dependent methyltransferase, giving the protein MDEFGRTRSGYESASEAYVEKYLSESIAARFGEAFLDAVDGPQLLDIGCGPGADIETFAADGFDVTGLDITRPFLREADDRLPESALVQGDMRRLPFDAAAFDGVWASASFHHVPRRAATATLREFRRVLRSDGVAYISVKREGYQKPADQDRHFEYYRPDGFRSLIGEGGLRAVEFRTGENWLSALAKPDASP